The following nucleotide sequence is from Catonella massiliensis.
TCTGGGTATATCAAGAAAAGATGCCGAGAAGTATATAAATGATTATTTTAAGGCATATCCAAAGGTGAAGACATATCTTGATTCGCTGGTACAAAAAGGTATAGAAGACGGATATGTAAAGACTTACTTTGGAAGAATTCGTCCTATACCTGAGCTTAGCAGCAACAACTTTATGAACAGACAGTTCGGGGAGAGGATAGCTATGAATTCGCCAGTACAGGGAACTGCTGCCGACATTATTAAAATAGCTATGAATAATGTGAATAAGAGGCTTAAGAGAGAATATCCGGACTCAAAACTTCTTTTACAGATTCATGATGAACTCCTTATTGAGGCCAAGGAAGAGGATAGACTTGCAGTAGCGGCCATTCTTAAGGAAGAGATGATGAAGGCTGCTGACCTTAAGGTAAAGCTATCTGTTGAAGTAAAGTTTGGCTACGACTGGTATGATGCTCATTAATCGATTGGAGGGGGATATAATTGGTTATTGGAATTACAGGTGGTATAGGTTCAGGCAAATCTTTGGTTACTAAGTTGTTGCAGGCTAAGTTTGGTGCTGCCGTCATCGACACCGATACAGTAGGACATGAGGTAATGGAAATAGGAACTAAGGCGTATTATGAAATAGTGGATGTATTTGGAAAAGAAGTTCTCTCAGAAGATAAGTCGGTTGACAGAAAAATACTTGGTGACAAGGTTTTTGGAAATGAAGCATTGCTTACTAAACTTAATAATATCATACACCCTGCGGTTGAAGCTGAGGTAGATAAAAGAATAGAAGATTTTATTAAAAAAAATTATAAATATATTGCTTTAGAGACTGCACTTTTGATAAAAGTAGGGTATAATAGTAAGTGTGACAAAGTTTGGTATGTCTATGCTGATAAGGATGTTAGGCTTAAAAGGCTTTATTACAACCGTGGACTGGATAGAGTTAAGACTTCAATGATAATAGATAACCAAAACTCTGATGAAGAATACAGGAAAGTTGCGGATGAGGTTATTGATAATTCAGGTACTGAGGAAGAAACTTTAGCTCAAATTAAAAATATATTAGAGCGCTGTTAGAGGAGGGTACTATGCAGGATTTACCTGAGAAGCTGGTATTTGGCCTTGATATAGGTACAAGAAGCTTGGTTGGAACTGTTGGAGCAAGGATAGACAAACATACTTTTAAGGTATTTGCCATAGAGCAGGCAGAACACGAAACAAGGGCCATGCAGGATGGACAGATTCACGATATACCTAAGGTGGCAGAATCTATAAGAAAGATGAAGGCTAAGCTTGAGGCTAAGCTTGGCAGAGAATTAACTGAAGTTTCCATCGCCGCTGCGGGACGTGTACTTAAAACAGTAAATGTTCATCCCCACATTGAATTCACCGAAGATACGGTAATACATGATGATGAAATTCATGCTCTTGAGATGAAGGGTGTGGAGGAAGCCTACAAGGCAATCAGGGAGTCTGAGGATGCTGAAAACGATTTTTACTGCGTAGGCTACTCTGTTATGCGTTATTATATAAACGGTCAACAGATGGTCAACCTTGAAGAACATAAGGGGACCAAAATTGATGCAGAGTTAATAGCTACCTTCCTTCCACAGGATGTTGTGGATGACCTCTATGCTGCTGTTGAAAATGCCGGACTCAATGTGGCAAATCTCACACTCGAGCCTATAGCTGCGATTGATATTGCTATCCCTGAAAAATTCAGGCTTCTTAATATTGCGCTTGTCGATGTGGGAGCAGGTACTTCTGATATCTGCATAACCAATGACGGCTGTGTTATTGCATATGGCATGATTCCTCATGCAGGCGATGAAATCACTGAGATTATTGCAAGGCTTTGTCTGGTTGACTTTAATACAGCCGATAAAATAAAGAGAGATTTACATAATGACAAAGTTGAATTTAAGGATGTAATGGACATTACACAAACTATGAACTCAGCTGATATACTGAAAACAATCTCTCCTACCATAGAGTCAATCACCGAAGAAATAGTTGATAAAATCAAGGAATTAAATGGTGGCAAGACTGTAAGTGCAGTATTTGTGGTTGGAGGAGGAGGAAAGGTAAAGGGCTTTACCTCGCATATTTCCGAAATCTTAGGGCTTCCTGAGGAAAGAGTGGCGCTAAGAGGCAAGGAAGTGCTTGGCGAGGTTGAATTTGCTGATGAGGGTGTAGAGAAAGATCCCCTTTTGGTTACGCCTATTGGTATATGCTACAGCTACTATCAGGCTAAAAACAACTTTATCTATGTAACTCTTAATGGCAAGAGAATCAAGCTTTATGATAACTCTAAGCTGACAGTTTATGATGTCTTAAGTAAAGATGGTTTCTCAAATGACGATATCTTCCCTAAACGTGGAAAATCAATTACTTATACACTTGATGGTGCAAGAAGGGTTGAAAGGGGAGAGGTCGGTGAGCCTGCGGAGATTAGGTTAAATGGAGAACTTGTAAGTATAAGTAAGCCTATATCCAAAAATGATATGATAACAGTCAAACCATCTACAACAGGAGAACCTGCAAAGCTTCTGGTAAGCAAGATAAGAGAGATGGACAATACCTTCCATATTATGTTTAATGGGAAGGAGCTTAGCTGTCCAAAGCTTGCCGAGGTAAATGGTAAGCTGGTATCAGGCTTTTATGCTGTTGATGATGGAGATAATGTGATTCTAAGGAACTACTATACTCTGCTTCAGGTTATGGAAATGCTTGACTTACCTTATCATGAAGGAATCCTTGTCAACAATATGCCTGCAGATGAGAATACTAAGATATATGACAATTTTACAATAACTGATAATGCTTCATATACTGAGGCAGTCATCTCAAAGGAGACTGATTATAATAGCTTTGAAGAACTGCCTGATGATGATGAATATAGCAAAGAGATTAGTTTTAATGCTACAGAAAATACAACTTCTTATACGAAAACAGCAGACAGTATTACCTTTGGCAGTGGAGAAGATGCTATATCTGTTCCTATAGCAGACTATTCTAAAATGGAAGGCGACTTAGGAGGTGCTAAAGGAAATAATATTGGAGGAAGTTATAAGAGCGCAGCCGTGACTGAAGAGGATGTGATGAATGGAGTGAAAAAGAAGATTAATCCATCAGCAAAGAATATCACGGTTACTGTAAATGGCACAGTAGTAACACTAGAAGGCAAGATGCATTATCTGCTTGTGGATGTACTTGACTTCTACACCTTTGATATGACTGAATATAGAGGAAGGCTGATACTTGAAGTAAACGGTGTGGGGGATATGGACTTCACCTCACCTATTAAGGACGGAGATCAGATTAGGATGGCGTGGAGTGAGTAATACGGATAATAGTCCTTCAGTCTGGCTGACTACCCTTGCCAGTGGGAGCAGTGGGAATTCAAGCCTTATTGGAGACTCAGAAGGAAATAACATTCTTGTAGACTGTGGTATCAGTTGCAAGAGGATAATTGAGAGTGTAAGTGAACTATCGGTTTTACCTGAGCAAATAAAAGGAATTTTTGTTACTCACGAGCATACAGACCACATAAGCGGACTTATGATGCTTATAAAGAAGTATAAGATACCTGTATTTGCCAGTCTCGGTACCCTTTCGGAAATAACGAGATGCAAGGGATTTGACAGCAGTTATAAAAAGCTGATGTATAAGGTTGAGCCAAACAGACCTTTTTGCATAGGTGATTTTATGGTGAATGGTTTTAATATCCCTCACGATGCGGCAGAACCTTTGGGCTTTACCTTTGAAAAGTATGACGTTAAGCTCTCTGTATGTACAGACTTCGGTATGATAACCGATGAAATTAAAGAGGGACTAAGAGGTTCCAATGCAATGGTTATTGAAGCAAATCACGATGAGAGAATGCTTGAAGCAGGGAGGTATCCTTTCAGGCTTAAAAGAAGGATACTTGGGGACAAGGGGCATATCTCAAATGAGAATTCAGCTAAGCTTATAACCGGGCTTTGGAATGAGGAGGTCAAGCAGATTTTTCTAGGCCACCTCAGTGATGAGAATAATATGCCTGAACTGGCGCTTGAGACAGTAAGGTGTGAGCTTTTGATGGAGCATAAGGATTTTGAGTCCTATACCAAGGTGATAGTAGCAAACCGTAATACTTTGTCTGAGAGAGTTATAATTAAGGCAGAAGAAATTGCAGGTAATAAGAGTGCATAGGGTATATTTGGGTGTCTTATGATTTTGACACCTACACAATTTTAATATTATATATGGGGGAGTTCCCAAGAAGGAGAAGTTATGAAAAGAGCGGTAATTACAGCAGTAGGAAAGGACAGTGTGGGAAAGCTGGCTGAAATATGCAATTTCCTTGCGGAAAAACAAATCAATATACTTGACGTCTCACAGACTCTTGTAGGTGGATTTTTTAACCTTATGATTATAGTTGATGTAACCGGATTTGATGATGATTTTGCATCTGTATCGGACGGCTTTATGAAGCTTGGTGAGGAATGCGGACTTAAGGCAAATATTCAGCGCGAAGAGATCTTTGCCAACATGCATCGTATCTAGTAGTGTTAAGAGCACAAAAATCACATTTAACCATAGGTTGATTAGGAGGAAGTAATGATTACTATTGGAGAGGTATTTGAGACAAATGAAATGATATGGAATGAGCATCTTGATGTGCGTACCATAACACTTGGAATTAGCCTCTTAGACTGTATTACAGATGATTTGGAAAAACTTAATGAAAATATCTATAAGAAGATTACCGAGACCGCAAAGGACTTGGTAAAAACAGGTGATGAGATAGGCAAGGAATTCGGTATTCCTATTGTGAACAAGAGAATATCAGTTACGCCTATTGCTATAGTTGGCAATTCTGCCTGTAAAACAGAGGAGGACTTCGTGTCTATTGCTAAGACTCTTGACAGGGCAGCAGTGGCAACAGGGGTTAACTTTATCGGTGGCTATTCTGCACTCGTGTGCAAAGGCAGTACTCCTGCGGACAAGCTTTTAATCAGGTCAATACCAAGAGCGCTTAAGGAAACTGAGCATATATGCAGCTCCATAAACCTAGGCTCAACACGCACAGGCATCAATATGGATGCAGTTAAGCTGATGGGAGAGATTATCAAAGAGGCAGCTGAGCTTACTAAAGAAAGAGACTCGATTGGATGCGCAAAGCTCGTTGTATTTTGCAATGCACCTGATGATAATCCATTTATGGCTGGAGCTTTTCACGGAGTTACAGAAGCAGATAAGATTATCAATGTCGGAGTAAGCGGTCCCGGTGTGGTGAGAGCTGTACTTAAACACTCTGAAGGGGATGATTTTGGCACTCTTTGTGAGAAGATTAAGAGGACAGCTTTTAAGATAACGAGAATAGGACAGCTTGTAGCGCTTGAGGCTGAGAAAAGGCTAGGCATTCCTTTTGGAATAGTAGACCTGTCTCTTGCACCTACGCCTGCTATAGGCGACTCTATTGCAGATATTTTCCGTGAAATGGGACTTGAACACGCAGGAGCTCCCGGTACTACTGCTGCACTTGCGCTTCTTAATGACCAGGTTAAGAAGGGCGGAGTTATGGCTTCTTCCTATGTAGGAGGCCTTAGCGGAGCCTTTATTCCTGTGAGTGAAGATCAGGGGATGATAAATGCTGTGCTTGATGGGGCACTGACCATCGAAAAGCTCGAGGCGATGACCTGTGTATGCTCAGTAGGACTTGATATGATAGCGATTCCAGGCAATACTTCATCTGCGACCATTTCAGGTATTATTGCCGATGAGATGGCTATAGGCATGATAAATCAAAAAACCACAGCAGTAAGGCTTATACCTGTAGTTGGCAAGGATGTTGGTGAACAGGCTGAATTTGGAGGGCTTTTAGGCTATGCACCTATTATGCCTGTAAATGGATTTTCCTGTGAAAAATTTATCAATAGAGGTGGCAGAATCCCTGCTCCTATACATAGTTTTAAGAATTAATCCTTGAAAATGATATACAAAATTCTCAGTATTGAGTAAACTAAAGGTTGGGTTATCTATGGAAACAAAGATGTGGAGTGAATTTTTAGCACCTTACAGACTTGCGGTGGATGAACTTGTAGTAAAATTAAATCACATAATAGAGGAATACAGGGCAATGGGCATGTATTCTCCCATTGAACAGGTAATAGGAAGAGTAAAACGAATTTCCAGTATCATTGAAAAGGCACAGAAAAAGGGGATTCCGCTCTATGACGTAGAAAACAGGATTGAGGATATTGCAGGCATTAGAATTATCTGTCAGTTTGAGGATGATATCGCCAATGTTATCAAAATGATAAAAAGCCGTTCAGATTTACAAATACATGAGGAAAAAGATTATATAAGCAATCAGAAAAGTAGTGGTTACAGAAGCTATCATTTAATTGCTACCTATGATGTAGAAACCCTGACAGGGAAAAAGACGGTAAAGGTTGAGATACAGGTTAGAACCCTGGCTATGAATTTTTGGGCCATTATAGAGCATTCGCTTCAGTATAAGTACAAAGGAAATATGCCTGAAACTGTATCGATGAGGCTTAAAAATGCAGCAGCAGCCATAGTTCAGCTTGACAATGAAATGTCTGCAATAAGAAATGAGATTGTGGACGCCCAGAATTCATTTAGAATCAAGGCTGGGATTGTATCCCAGATACTAAATAACATTCAAAATCTCTATAAGGTTGCCAATGACAGAGAGGTAGCCAAGATTCAAAAAGAGTTTTATGATATTTATGCAAAAGATGACCTAAATACGCTCAGTAAGTTTTGCAAAGAATTGGACAGTATATCTGAGGGTTATAGAAGCCAAAGCCTGCCTGAAAGGAATTTGTAGTATAGATGATTAGTTTACCTGAAAGCTTTTTAAGCAAAATTAAAAACCTGCTTGGTGAGGATTATGATAATTTCCTTGAAAGCTATAATAAAAGTCCTTTACAGGGCCTAAGACTAAACAGAATTAAGGTCTCTCCTGATGAATGGGAGGGACTTTCTGTGGTTAAGATGGACAAGATTCCATGGATTGACAATGGCTATTATTTTGATGCTGGTATATTTGCGGCAACCAGGCATCCTTATTATTATGCAGGGCTTTATTACATACAGGAGCCTTCTGCTCAGACCCCCGCCAATGTACTTCAGGTAAAGCCGGGTGACAGAGTTTTAGACCTATGTGCGGCTCCGGGTGGGAAAAGTACTGAACTTGCAGCAAAGTTAGATGGACAGGGCGTGCTTGTTTCCAATGATATCTCTGCAACAAGGGCAAAGGCTCTGCTTAAAAATCTAGGGGTATTTGGTATTAAGAATGCACTGATTACCAGTGAAACACCGAGGAATCTGAGTAATGTGTTTAAGGGTTACTTTAATAAAATCCTTGTAGATGCACCTTGTTCAGGTGAGGGCATGTTTAGAAAAGAGCCTGCTATTATAAAGAACTGGGAACAGTATGGCACTGGTTATTACAATGATTTACAAAAGGACATCTTACCTAATGCAGTAAACATGCTGGCTGAGGATGGATATCTGCTATACTCCACCTGTACATTTTCACCTGATGAAAATGAGGGTACAATTGACTATATATTAACTATGTTTCCTGAACTTGAAGTTGTATCAATAAACGAAGGTTACGAGGGTTTTGATAATGGACACCCTGAATGGGTTGGCTCTGAAAGAGAAGAGATTAAGGGGGCTGTCCGCATCTGGCCACATAGGATGGAAGGAGAGGGGCATTTTCTCTGCCTCCTTCATAAGAAGATGAGCAGTTTCCCGCAGTATTTTGACACTCATGTCAAGAATATTAAACTCACGAAGGAGGAAGAAGCCTTCCTAAAGAGTTGGGGACTAAAGGATGATGAACTTACAAGGCTTGAGCTTCATGGAGATAAGCTATACCTCATTCCTGAAGGCCTGCCTGATGTATCTGGACTTAGAATACTTAGGAAT
It contains:
- a CDS encoding RsmB/NOP family class I SAM-dependent RNA methyltransferase; the protein is MISLPESFLSKIKNLLGEDYDNFLESYNKSPLQGLRLNRIKVSPDEWEGLSVVKMDKIPWIDNGYYFDAGIFAATRHPYYYAGLYYIQEPSAQTPANVLQVKPGDRVLDLCAAPGGKSTELAAKLDGQGVLVSNDISATRAKALLKNLGVFGIKNALITSETPRNLSNVFKGYFNKILVDAPCSGEGMFRKEPAIIKNWEQYGTGYYNDLQKDILPNAVNMLAEDGYLLYSTCTFSPDENEGTIDYILTMFPELEVVSINEGYEGFDNGHPEWVGSEREEIKGAVRIWPHRMEGEGHFLCLLHKKMSSFPQYFDTHVKNIKLTKEEEAFLKSWGLKDDELTRLELHGDKLYLIPEGLPDVSGLRILRNGLYIGDRKKGRFEPSQPFAMSRTKAESKYFLDLDVEDDRVIKYLKCETIEVTKDELVKNGLDKAEKGEFILIGVNGFPLGFGKLSGTTVKNKYFAGWRMM
- a CDS encoding MBL fold metallo-hydrolase, yielding MSNTDNSPSVWLTTLASGSSGNSSLIGDSEGNNILVDCGISCKRIIESVSELSVLPEQIKGIFVTHEHTDHISGLMMLIKKYKIPVFASLGTLSEITRCKGFDSSYKKLMYKVEPNRPFCIGDFMVNGFNIPHDAAEPLGFTFEKYDVKLSVCTDFGMITDEIKEGLRGSNAMVIEANHDERMLEAGRYPFRLKRRILGDKGHISNENSAKLITGLWNEEVKQIFLGHLSDENNMPELALETVRCELLMEHKDFESYTKVIVANRNTLSERVIIKAEEIAGNKSA
- the coaE gene encoding dephospho-CoA kinase (Dephospho-CoA kinase (CoaE) performs the final step in coenzyme A biosynthesis.) → MVIGITGGIGSGKSLVTKLLQAKFGAAVIDTDTVGHEVMEIGTKAYYEIVDVFGKEVLSEDKSVDRKILGDKVFGNEALLTKLNNIIHPAVEAEVDKRIEDFIKKNYKYIALETALLIKVGYNSKCDKVWYVYADKDVRLKRLYYNRGLDRVKTSMIIDNQNSDEEYRKVADEVIDNSGTEEETLAQIKNILERC
- a CDS encoding ACT domain-containing protein, translated to MKRAVITAVGKDSVGKLAEICNFLAEKQINILDVSQTLVGGFFNLMIIVDVTGFDDDFASVSDGFMKLGEECGLKANIQREEIFANMHRI
- a CDS encoding PFL family protein, whose product is MITIGEVFETNEMIWNEHLDVRTITLGISLLDCITDDLEKLNENIYKKITETAKDLVKTGDEIGKEFGIPIVNKRISVTPIAIVGNSACKTEEDFVSIAKTLDRAAVATGVNFIGGYSALVCKGSTPADKLLIRSIPRALKETEHICSSINLGSTRTGINMDAVKLMGEIIKEAAELTKERDSIGCAKLVVFCNAPDDNPFMAGAFHGVTEADKIINVGVSGPGVVRAVLKHSEGDDFGTLCEKIKRTAFKITRIGQLVALEAEKRLGIPFGIVDLSLAPTPAIGDSIADIFREMGLEHAGAPGTTAALALLNDQVKKGGVMASSYVGGLSGAFIPVSEDQGMINAVLDGALTIEKLEAMTCVCSVGLDMIAIPGNTSSATISGIIADEMAIGMINQKTTAVRLIPVVGKDVGEQAEFGGLLGYAPIMPVNGFSCEKFINRGGRIPAPIHSFKN
- a CDS encoding GTP pyrophosphokinase, producing METKMWSEFLAPYRLAVDELVVKLNHIIEEYRAMGMYSPIEQVIGRVKRISSIIEKAQKKGIPLYDVENRIEDIAGIRIICQFEDDIANVIKMIKSRSDLQIHEEKDYISNQKSSGYRSYHLIATYDVETLTGKKTVKVEIQVRTLAMNFWAIIEHSLQYKYKGNMPETVSMRLKNAAAAIVQLDNEMSAIRNEIVDAQNSFRIKAGIVSQILNNIQNLYKVANDREVAKIQKEFYDIYAKDDLNTLSKFCKELDSISEGYRSQSLPERNL
- a CDS encoding cell division protein FtsA gives rise to the protein MQDLPEKLVFGLDIGTRSLVGTVGARIDKHTFKVFAIEQAEHETRAMQDGQIHDIPKVAESIRKMKAKLEAKLGRELTEVSIAAAGRVLKTVNVHPHIEFTEDTVIHDDEIHALEMKGVEEAYKAIRESEDAENDFYCVGYSVMRYYINGQQMVNLEEHKGTKIDAELIATFLPQDVVDDLYAAVENAGLNVANLTLEPIAAIDIAIPEKFRLLNIALVDVGAGTSDICITNDGCVIAYGMIPHAGDEITEIIARLCLVDFNTADKIKRDLHNDKVEFKDVMDITQTMNSADILKTISPTIESITEEIVDKIKELNGGKTVSAVFVVGGGGKVKGFTSHISEILGLPEERVALRGKEVLGEVEFADEGVEKDPLLVTPIGICYSYYQAKNNFIYVTLNGKRIKLYDNSKLTVYDVLSKDGFSNDDIFPKRGKSITYTLDGARRVERGEVGEPAEIRLNGELVSISKPISKNDMITVKPSTTGEPAKLLVSKIREMDNTFHIMFNGKELSCPKLAEVNGKLVSGFYAVDDGDNVILRNYYTLLQVMEMLDLPYHEGILVNNMPADENTKIYDNFTITDNASYTEAVISKETDYNSFEELPDDDEYSKEISFNATENTTSYTKTADSITFGSGEDAISVPIADYSKMEGDLGGAKGNNIGGSYKSAAVTEEDVMNGVKKKINPSAKNITVTVNGTVVTLEGKMHYLLVDVLDFYTFDMTEYRGRLILEVNGVGDMDFTSPIKDGDQIRMAWSE